From Acanthopagrus latus isolate v.2019 chromosome 22, fAcaLat1.1, whole genome shotgun sequence, the proteins below share one genomic window:
- the ptk2bb gene encoding protein tyrosine kinase 2 beta, b isoform X1, which translates to MYEVMSGDTLGWKVPSPRESRIESSELNFTGDEGSVKILKVCFCTNNNLGKNFKLVKCDSSWQIRAIIRSILISGRLGPNIQHAGCYGLLLTHLKSEELHWLHPDLTVGEVEQRYESHHVEAEWRYDLRIRYVPVNFLEKFKDDRSTLVYFYQQVRNDYMQYHASKVSDGMALQLGCLEIRRFYKDMNAKGLEKKSNFELLEKEVGLNLFFPRQLIDSMKSRQLRKLIQQTFQQYATLKEDDCMVRFFETLKDFNSYDEEVFPCELVQGWSLSVELVIGGRGIRQRTQKNSAPVFLADFKQIKRVQCLSQSDGKALLNMDVEGARQRLSINVATVPMAENMMDLIDGYCRMENDTDDSVIYRPDKDANSRTALPEIPTSRDRDTVRHSVGSDIYCEILDERPRSVVKYGIDRSDIELGRILGEGFFGEVYEGIYKKNNGGRVNVAVKTCKDCSPDVMEKFMSEAVIMKNLDHQHIVKLIGIIEDDPVWIVMELYQYGELGNYLTQNQSKLTNTTLVLFSLQICKALVYLEGVNMVHRDIAVRNVLVASPDCVKLGDFGLSRYIEDEEYYKASVTRLPIKWMAPESINFRRFTSASDVWMFAVCMWEIMSCGQQPFFWLENRDVINQLEQGIRLPKPDNCPPALYSLMTRCWSYDPRERPNFTELVVKISDVHKMEKEQEVERERDRARSTKFFDPKFNFSEPPPKPSRMKPGRFGNTLSIGLHIQLNEALCASSPDLASPCEYQSPVDSMNTLTLPVRSPRRRSMGEGEFVRVEANSKEDAQRLWQRERQHMQDTLRQQKEQMMEDKKWLAKEERLLVGSRASLTFFKTLSVSLCPSEFNVALEATLNEASFDSIDPLVHSRRPASLKLNVPIITVPKKGSTSISYKMNLPVLLQDPMGPEDHSNPASPEADSEHAVPEKPPRLTAHPAPTAELDRSDDKVYQSVMGLVKVVVQLKNDVTELQSEQYITLVQSVGMALRDLIRSVDDILPTLHESVRTEIEGTQKLLNNDMAELISKMRLAQQNAITSLKEECKKQMLAAAHTLAMDSKNMLDAVDQARVRANLAKPVAP; encoded by the exons ATGTATGAGGTGATGTCCGGAGACACCCTGGGCTGGAAGGTGCCCAGTCCAAGAGAAAGTAGGATAGAGTCCTCCGAACTGAACTTCACCGGGGACGAAGGGTCCGTCAAGATCCTCAAAGTGTGCTtctgcaccaacaacaacttGGGCAAGAACTTCAAGCTGGTGAAATGTGACAGCTCCTGGCAAATTAGG GCCATTATTCGTTCGATTCTGATCAGCGGTCGACTGGGGCCAAACATCCAACACGCAGGATGCTACGGTCTCCTGCTGACGCACCTGAAGTCAGAAGAGCTTCACTGGCTGCATCCAGACCTGACAGTCGGAGAGGTGGAGCAACGCTACGAGAGCCATCATGTGGAAGCTGAATGGAG GTACGACCTTCGTATCCGATACGTTCCCGTCAACTTCCTGGAAAAATTCAAAGACGACAGATCTACCTTAGTGTATTTTTACCAACAG GTGCGCAATGATTACATGCAGTATCACGCCAGTAAGGTCAGTGATGGGATGGCGCTGCAGCTCGGCTGTTTGGAGATCAG GAGGTTCTACAAAGACATGAACGCAAAAGGTCTAGAGAAGAAGTCCAACTTTGAGCTGCTAGA aaaagaagtgGGCCTGAACCTTTTCTTTCCTCGACAGCTCATTGACAGCATGAAG TCACGGCAGCTACGGAAGTTGATCCAGCAAACGTTTCAGCAGTACGCGACACTGAAGGAGGACGACTGCATGGTCAGGTTTTTTGAGACCCTCAAAGACTTCAACAGTTACGACGAGGAGGTTTTCCCCTGCGAGCTCGTG CAAGGTTGGAGTCTGTCGGTGGAGCTGGTCATCGGTGGGAGGGGAATTCGCCAACGCACACAGAAGAATTCAGCG CCTGTGTTTCTAGCCGACTTCAAACAGATCAAGAGGGTACAGTGTTTGTCTCAGAGCGACGGCAAGGCTCTCCTTAACATGGACGTGGAGGGGGCCAGACAA CGCCTATCGATCAATGTGGCGACGGTCCCCATGGCGGAGAACATGATGGACCTGATTGATGGGTACTGTCGGATGGAGAACGACACAGACGACAGTGTAATCTACAGACCAGACAAAG ATGCCAACTCACGGACTGCCCTCCCTGAGATCCCCACAAG cagagacagagacacggTCAGACACAGCGTTG GGTCGGATATCTATTGTGAGATTCTGGATGAAAGGCCAAGATCAG TTGTTAAGTACGGGATCGACCGAAGTGACATTGAGCTGGGACGAATCCTCGGTGAGGGCTTTTTCGGGGAAGTCTACGAAggaatttacaaaaaaaat AATGGCGGCAGAGTTAATGTGGCGGTGAAGACCTGCAAAGACTGCTCACCTGACGTGATGGAGAAGTTCATGAGTGAAGCAG TGATCATGAAGAACCTCGATCACCAGCACATCGTCAAGCTGATTGGGATCATCGAGGACGATCCCGTGTGGATCGTCATGGAGCTCTATCAGTACGGGGAG CTGGGGAACTACCTGACACAGAACCAGagcaaactgacaaacacaactcTGGTGCTGTTCAGCCTGCAGATCTGCAAAGCTCTTGTCTACCTCGAAGGGGTCAACATGGTGCACAG AGACATTGCGGTTCGGAACGTGTTAGTTGCCAGTCCAGACTGCGTGAAGCTCGGAGACTTCGGCCTATCGAGATACATCGAGGATGAAGAATATTACAAAG CGTCTGTTACTCGGTTGCCGATCAAGTGGATGGCACCAGAATCCATCAACTTCCGACGCTTCACCTCAGCCAGCGACGTCTGGATGTTTG CCGTGTGCATGTGGGAGATAATGAGCTGCGGGCAGCAGCCGTTTTTCTGGCTCGAGAACAGAGACGTGATCAACCAACTGGAGCAGGGAATCAGGCTGCCCAAACCAGACAACTGCCCTCCTGCCCTCTACTCACTCATGACCCGCTGCTGGTCCTACGACCCCAGGGAGAGACCCAACTTCACCGAGCTGGTGGTCAAGATCag CGATGTCCACAAGAtggagaaggagcaggaagtGGAGCGAGAGAGGGACAGAGCGCGCTCCACCAAATTCTTCGACCCCAAGTTCAACTTTAGCGAGCCTCCTCCCAAG CCTTCAAGAATGAAACCGGGGCGCTTTGGGAACACGCTCAGTATCGGGCTGCACATTCAG ctGAACGAGGCGTTGTGTGCCAGCTCGCCTGACCTGGCCAGCCCGTGTGAATATCAGTCCCCTGTCGACTCCATGAACACCCTCACGTTGCCGGTCAGGTCCCCTCGACGCCGAAGCATGGGG GAGGGCGAGTTTGTCCGAGTGGAAGCCAACAGCAAGGAGGACGCCCAGCGCCTGTGGCAGAGGGAGCGGCAGCATATGCAGGACACTCTCCGCCAGCAGAAGGAGCAGATGATGGAGGATAAAAAGTGGCTGGCGAAGGAGGAGAGACTCCTGGTGGGAAGCAGAGCGTCATTAACCTTTTTCAAaaccctctctgtgtctctgtgtccctcTGAATTCAATGTGGCCCTGGAGGCGACGCTGAACGAGGCGTCCTTTGACAGTATCGACCCGCTCGTTCACTCCCGACGCCCCGCTAGTCTTAAATTGAATGTTCCAATCATAACAGTTCCAAAGAAGGGGTCCACGTCCATATCCTATAAAATGAACTTACCTGTTCTTTTGCAGGACCCCATGGGACCGGAGGACCATTCCAACCCAGCG TCCCCTGAAGCTGACAGCGAGCATG cagttCCGGAGAAGCCCCCGCGGCTCACAGCACAC CCCGCGCCCACCGCTGAGCTGGACCGCTCAGACGACAAAGTGTACCAGTCCGTCATGGGCCTGGTCAAAGTCGTTGTCCAGCTCAAGAATGACGTCACCGAGCTGCAGTCGGAACAGTACATCACCCTCGTCCAG TCCGTTGGGATGGCTTTACGAGACCTGATCCGCAGCGTGGATGACATACTGCCCACTTTACACGAGTCTGTCAGGACGGAG ATCGAGGGCACCCAGAAGCTGCTGAACAACGACATGGCGGAGCTGATCAGCAAGATGCGGCTAGCCCAGCAGAACGCCATCACTTCTTTGAAGGAGGAGTGTAAGAAACAGATGCTGGCTGCAGCACACACTCTGGCTATGGACAGCAAGAACATGTTGGACGCTGTCGACCAAGCCAGGGTCAGAGCCAATTTAGCCAAGCCAGTGGCCCCCTAG
- the ptk2bb gene encoding protein tyrosine kinase 2 beta, b isoform X2 → MYEVMSGDTLGWKVPSPRESRIESSELNFTGDEGSVKILKVCFCTNNNLGKNFKLVKCDSSWQIRAIIRSILISGRLGPNIQHAGCYGLLLTHLKSEELHWLHPDLTVGEVEQRYESHHVEAEWRYDLRIRYVPVNFLEKFKDDRSTLVYFYQQVRNDYMQYHASKVSDGMALQLGCLEIRRFYKDMNAKGLEKKSNFELLEKEVGLNLFFPRQLIDSMKSRQLRKLIQQTFQQYATLKEDDCMVRFFETLKDFNSYDEEVFPCELVQGWSLSVELVIGGRGIRQRTQKNSAPVFLADFKQIKRVQCLSQSDGKALLNMDVEGARQRLSINVATVPMAENMMDLIDGYCRMENDTDDSVIYRPDKDANSRTALPEIPTSRDRDTVRHSVGSDIYCEILDERPRSVVKYGIDRSDIELGRILGEGFFGEVYEGIYKKNNGGRVNVAVKTCKDCSPDVMEKFMSEAVIMKNLDHQHIVKLIGIIEDDPVWIVMELYQYGELGNYLTQNQSKLTNTTLVLFSLQICKALVYLEGVNMVHRDIAVRNVLVASPDCVKLGDFGLSRYIEDEEYYKASVTRLPIKWMAPESINFRRFTSASDVWMFAVCMWEIMSCGQQPFFWLENRDVINQLEQGIRLPKPDNCPPALYSLMTRCWSYDPRERPNFTELVVKISDVHKMEKEQEVERERDRARSTKFFDPKFNFSEPPPKPSRMKPGRFGNTLSIGLHIQLNEALCASSPDLASPCEYQSPVDSMNTLTLPVRSPRRRSMGEGEFVRVEANSKEDAQRLWQRERQHMQDTLRQQKEQMMEDKKWLAKEERLLVGSRASLTFFKTLSVSLCPSEFNVALEATLNEASFDSIDPLVHSRRPASLKLNVPIITVPKKGSTSISYKMNLPVLLQDPMGPEDHSNPASPEADSEHVPEKPPRLTAHPAPTAELDRSDDKVYQSVMGLVKVVVQLKNDVTELQSEQYITLVQSVGMALRDLIRSVDDILPTLHESVRTEIEGTQKLLNNDMAELISKMRLAQQNAITSLKEECKKQMLAAAHTLAMDSKNMLDAVDQARVRANLAKPVAP, encoded by the exons ATGTATGAGGTGATGTCCGGAGACACCCTGGGCTGGAAGGTGCCCAGTCCAAGAGAAAGTAGGATAGAGTCCTCCGAACTGAACTTCACCGGGGACGAAGGGTCCGTCAAGATCCTCAAAGTGTGCTtctgcaccaacaacaacttGGGCAAGAACTTCAAGCTGGTGAAATGTGACAGCTCCTGGCAAATTAGG GCCATTATTCGTTCGATTCTGATCAGCGGTCGACTGGGGCCAAACATCCAACACGCAGGATGCTACGGTCTCCTGCTGACGCACCTGAAGTCAGAAGAGCTTCACTGGCTGCATCCAGACCTGACAGTCGGAGAGGTGGAGCAACGCTACGAGAGCCATCATGTGGAAGCTGAATGGAG GTACGACCTTCGTATCCGATACGTTCCCGTCAACTTCCTGGAAAAATTCAAAGACGACAGATCTACCTTAGTGTATTTTTACCAACAG GTGCGCAATGATTACATGCAGTATCACGCCAGTAAGGTCAGTGATGGGATGGCGCTGCAGCTCGGCTGTTTGGAGATCAG GAGGTTCTACAAAGACATGAACGCAAAAGGTCTAGAGAAGAAGTCCAACTTTGAGCTGCTAGA aaaagaagtgGGCCTGAACCTTTTCTTTCCTCGACAGCTCATTGACAGCATGAAG TCACGGCAGCTACGGAAGTTGATCCAGCAAACGTTTCAGCAGTACGCGACACTGAAGGAGGACGACTGCATGGTCAGGTTTTTTGAGACCCTCAAAGACTTCAACAGTTACGACGAGGAGGTTTTCCCCTGCGAGCTCGTG CAAGGTTGGAGTCTGTCGGTGGAGCTGGTCATCGGTGGGAGGGGAATTCGCCAACGCACACAGAAGAATTCAGCG CCTGTGTTTCTAGCCGACTTCAAACAGATCAAGAGGGTACAGTGTTTGTCTCAGAGCGACGGCAAGGCTCTCCTTAACATGGACGTGGAGGGGGCCAGACAA CGCCTATCGATCAATGTGGCGACGGTCCCCATGGCGGAGAACATGATGGACCTGATTGATGGGTACTGTCGGATGGAGAACGACACAGACGACAGTGTAATCTACAGACCAGACAAAG ATGCCAACTCACGGACTGCCCTCCCTGAGATCCCCACAAG cagagacagagacacggTCAGACACAGCGTTG GGTCGGATATCTATTGTGAGATTCTGGATGAAAGGCCAAGATCAG TTGTTAAGTACGGGATCGACCGAAGTGACATTGAGCTGGGACGAATCCTCGGTGAGGGCTTTTTCGGGGAAGTCTACGAAggaatttacaaaaaaaat AATGGCGGCAGAGTTAATGTGGCGGTGAAGACCTGCAAAGACTGCTCACCTGACGTGATGGAGAAGTTCATGAGTGAAGCAG TGATCATGAAGAACCTCGATCACCAGCACATCGTCAAGCTGATTGGGATCATCGAGGACGATCCCGTGTGGATCGTCATGGAGCTCTATCAGTACGGGGAG CTGGGGAACTACCTGACACAGAACCAGagcaaactgacaaacacaactcTGGTGCTGTTCAGCCTGCAGATCTGCAAAGCTCTTGTCTACCTCGAAGGGGTCAACATGGTGCACAG AGACATTGCGGTTCGGAACGTGTTAGTTGCCAGTCCAGACTGCGTGAAGCTCGGAGACTTCGGCCTATCGAGATACATCGAGGATGAAGAATATTACAAAG CGTCTGTTACTCGGTTGCCGATCAAGTGGATGGCACCAGAATCCATCAACTTCCGACGCTTCACCTCAGCCAGCGACGTCTGGATGTTTG CCGTGTGCATGTGGGAGATAATGAGCTGCGGGCAGCAGCCGTTTTTCTGGCTCGAGAACAGAGACGTGATCAACCAACTGGAGCAGGGAATCAGGCTGCCCAAACCAGACAACTGCCCTCCTGCCCTCTACTCACTCATGACCCGCTGCTGGTCCTACGACCCCAGGGAGAGACCCAACTTCACCGAGCTGGTGGTCAAGATCag CGATGTCCACAAGAtggagaaggagcaggaagtGGAGCGAGAGAGGGACAGAGCGCGCTCCACCAAATTCTTCGACCCCAAGTTCAACTTTAGCGAGCCTCCTCCCAAG CCTTCAAGAATGAAACCGGGGCGCTTTGGGAACACGCTCAGTATCGGGCTGCACATTCAG ctGAACGAGGCGTTGTGTGCCAGCTCGCCTGACCTGGCCAGCCCGTGTGAATATCAGTCCCCTGTCGACTCCATGAACACCCTCACGTTGCCGGTCAGGTCCCCTCGACGCCGAAGCATGGGG GAGGGCGAGTTTGTCCGAGTGGAAGCCAACAGCAAGGAGGACGCCCAGCGCCTGTGGCAGAGGGAGCGGCAGCATATGCAGGACACTCTCCGCCAGCAGAAGGAGCAGATGATGGAGGATAAAAAGTGGCTGGCGAAGGAGGAGAGACTCCTGGTGGGAAGCAGAGCGTCATTAACCTTTTTCAAaaccctctctgtgtctctgtgtccctcTGAATTCAATGTGGCCCTGGAGGCGACGCTGAACGAGGCGTCCTTTGACAGTATCGACCCGCTCGTTCACTCCCGACGCCCCGCTAGTCTTAAATTGAATGTTCCAATCATAACAGTTCCAAAGAAGGGGTCCACGTCCATATCCTATAAAATGAACTTACCTGTTCTTTTGCAGGACCCCATGGGACCGGAGGACCATTCCAACCCAGCG TCCCCTGAAGCTGACAGCGAGCATG ttCCGGAGAAGCCCCCGCGGCTCACAGCACAC CCCGCGCCCACCGCTGAGCTGGACCGCTCAGACGACAAAGTGTACCAGTCCGTCATGGGCCTGGTCAAAGTCGTTGTCCAGCTCAAGAATGACGTCACCGAGCTGCAGTCGGAACAGTACATCACCCTCGTCCAG TCCGTTGGGATGGCTTTACGAGACCTGATCCGCAGCGTGGATGACATACTGCCCACTTTACACGAGTCTGTCAGGACGGAG ATCGAGGGCACCCAGAAGCTGCTGAACAACGACATGGCGGAGCTGATCAGCAAGATGCGGCTAGCCCAGCAGAACGCCATCACTTCTTTGAAGGAGGAGTGTAAGAAACAGATGCTGGCTGCAGCACACACTCTGGCTATGGACAGCAAGAACATGTTGGACGCTGTCGACCAAGCCAGGGTCAGAGCCAATTTAGCCAAGCCAGTGGCCCCCTAG
- the ptk2bb gene encoding protein tyrosine kinase 2 beta, b isoform X3 translates to MYEVMSGDTLGWKVPSPRESRIESSELNFTGDEGSVKILKVCFCTNNNLGKNFKLVKCDSSWQIRAIIRSILISGRLGPNIQHAGCYGLLLTHLKSEELHWLHPDLTVGEVEQRYESHHVEAEWRYDLRIRYVPVNFLEKFKDDRSTLVYFYQQVRNDYMQYHASKVSDGMALQLGCLEIRRFYKDMNAKGLEKKSNFELLEKEVGLNLFFPRQLIDSMKSRQLRKLIQQTFQQYATLKEDDCMVRFFETLKDFNSYDEEVFPCELVQGWSLSVELVIGGRGIRQRTQKNSAPVFLADFKQIKRVQCLSQSDGKALLNMDVEGARQRLSINVATVPMAENMMDLIDGYCRMENDTDDSVIYRPDKDANSRTALPEIPTSRDRDTVRHSVGSDIYCEILDERPRSVVKYGIDRSDIELGRILGEGFFGEVYEGIYKKNNGGRVNVAVKTCKDCSPDVMEKFMSEAVIMKNLDHQHIVKLIGIIEDDPVWIVMELYQYGELGNYLTQNQSKLTNTTLVLFSLQICKALVYLEGVNMVHRDIAVRNVLVASPDCVKLGDFGLSRYIEDEEYYKASVTRLPIKWMAPESINFRRFTSASDVWMFAVCMWEIMSCGQQPFFWLENRDVINQLEQGIRLPKPDNCPPALYSLMTRCWSYDPRERPNFTELVVKISDVHKMEKEQEVERERDRARSTKFFDPKFNFSEPPPKPSRMKPGRFGNTLSIGLHIQLNEALCASSPDLASPCEYQSPVDSMNTLTLPVRSPRRRSMGEGEFVRVEANSKEDAQRLWQRERQHMQDTLRQQKEQMMEDKKWLAKEERLLDPMGPEDHSNPASPEADSEHAVPEKPPRLTAHPAPTAELDRSDDKVYQSVMGLVKVVVQLKNDVTELQSEQYITLVQSVGMALRDLIRSVDDILPTLHESVRTEIEGTQKLLNNDMAELISKMRLAQQNAITSLKEECKKQMLAAAHTLAMDSKNMLDAVDQARVRANLAKPVAP, encoded by the exons ATGTATGAGGTGATGTCCGGAGACACCCTGGGCTGGAAGGTGCCCAGTCCAAGAGAAAGTAGGATAGAGTCCTCCGAACTGAACTTCACCGGGGACGAAGGGTCCGTCAAGATCCTCAAAGTGTGCTtctgcaccaacaacaacttGGGCAAGAACTTCAAGCTGGTGAAATGTGACAGCTCCTGGCAAATTAGG GCCATTATTCGTTCGATTCTGATCAGCGGTCGACTGGGGCCAAACATCCAACACGCAGGATGCTACGGTCTCCTGCTGACGCACCTGAAGTCAGAAGAGCTTCACTGGCTGCATCCAGACCTGACAGTCGGAGAGGTGGAGCAACGCTACGAGAGCCATCATGTGGAAGCTGAATGGAG GTACGACCTTCGTATCCGATACGTTCCCGTCAACTTCCTGGAAAAATTCAAAGACGACAGATCTACCTTAGTGTATTTTTACCAACAG GTGCGCAATGATTACATGCAGTATCACGCCAGTAAGGTCAGTGATGGGATGGCGCTGCAGCTCGGCTGTTTGGAGATCAG GAGGTTCTACAAAGACATGAACGCAAAAGGTCTAGAGAAGAAGTCCAACTTTGAGCTGCTAGA aaaagaagtgGGCCTGAACCTTTTCTTTCCTCGACAGCTCATTGACAGCATGAAG TCACGGCAGCTACGGAAGTTGATCCAGCAAACGTTTCAGCAGTACGCGACACTGAAGGAGGACGACTGCATGGTCAGGTTTTTTGAGACCCTCAAAGACTTCAACAGTTACGACGAGGAGGTTTTCCCCTGCGAGCTCGTG CAAGGTTGGAGTCTGTCGGTGGAGCTGGTCATCGGTGGGAGGGGAATTCGCCAACGCACACAGAAGAATTCAGCG CCTGTGTTTCTAGCCGACTTCAAACAGATCAAGAGGGTACAGTGTTTGTCTCAGAGCGACGGCAAGGCTCTCCTTAACATGGACGTGGAGGGGGCCAGACAA CGCCTATCGATCAATGTGGCGACGGTCCCCATGGCGGAGAACATGATGGACCTGATTGATGGGTACTGTCGGATGGAGAACGACACAGACGACAGTGTAATCTACAGACCAGACAAAG ATGCCAACTCACGGACTGCCCTCCCTGAGATCCCCACAAG cagagacagagacacggTCAGACACAGCGTTG GGTCGGATATCTATTGTGAGATTCTGGATGAAAGGCCAAGATCAG TTGTTAAGTACGGGATCGACCGAAGTGACATTGAGCTGGGACGAATCCTCGGTGAGGGCTTTTTCGGGGAAGTCTACGAAggaatttacaaaaaaaat AATGGCGGCAGAGTTAATGTGGCGGTGAAGACCTGCAAAGACTGCTCACCTGACGTGATGGAGAAGTTCATGAGTGAAGCAG TGATCATGAAGAACCTCGATCACCAGCACATCGTCAAGCTGATTGGGATCATCGAGGACGATCCCGTGTGGATCGTCATGGAGCTCTATCAGTACGGGGAG CTGGGGAACTACCTGACACAGAACCAGagcaaactgacaaacacaactcTGGTGCTGTTCAGCCTGCAGATCTGCAAAGCTCTTGTCTACCTCGAAGGGGTCAACATGGTGCACAG AGACATTGCGGTTCGGAACGTGTTAGTTGCCAGTCCAGACTGCGTGAAGCTCGGAGACTTCGGCCTATCGAGATACATCGAGGATGAAGAATATTACAAAG CGTCTGTTACTCGGTTGCCGATCAAGTGGATGGCACCAGAATCCATCAACTTCCGACGCTTCACCTCAGCCAGCGACGTCTGGATGTTTG CCGTGTGCATGTGGGAGATAATGAGCTGCGGGCAGCAGCCGTTTTTCTGGCTCGAGAACAGAGACGTGATCAACCAACTGGAGCAGGGAATCAGGCTGCCCAAACCAGACAACTGCCCTCCTGCCCTCTACTCACTCATGACCCGCTGCTGGTCCTACGACCCCAGGGAGAGACCCAACTTCACCGAGCTGGTGGTCAAGATCag CGATGTCCACAAGAtggagaaggagcaggaagtGGAGCGAGAGAGGGACAGAGCGCGCTCCACCAAATTCTTCGACCCCAAGTTCAACTTTAGCGAGCCTCCTCCCAAG CCTTCAAGAATGAAACCGGGGCGCTTTGGGAACACGCTCAGTATCGGGCTGCACATTCAG ctGAACGAGGCGTTGTGTGCCAGCTCGCCTGACCTGGCCAGCCCGTGTGAATATCAGTCCCCTGTCGACTCCATGAACACCCTCACGTTGCCGGTCAGGTCCCCTCGACGCCGAAGCATGGGG GAGGGCGAGTTTGTCCGAGTGGAAGCCAACAGCAAGGAGGACGCCCAGCGCCTGTGGCAGAGGGAGCGGCAGCATATGCAGGACACTCTCCGCCAGCAGAAGGAGCAGATGATGGAGGATAAAAAGTGGCTGGCGAAGGAGGAGAGACTCCTG GACCCCATGGGACCGGAGGACCATTCCAACCCAGCG TCCCCTGAAGCTGACAGCGAGCATG cagttCCGGAGAAGCCCCCGCGGCTCACAGCACAC CCCGCGCCCACCGCTGAGCTGGACCGCTCAGACGACAAAGTGTACCAGTCCGTCATGGGCCTGGTCAAAGTCGTTGTCCAGCTCAAGAATGACGTCACCGAGCTGCAGTCGGAACAGTACATCACCCTCGTCCAG TCCGTTGGGATGGCTTTACGAGACCTGATCCGCAGCGTGGATGACATACTGCCCACTTTACACGAGTCTGTCAGGACGGAG ATCGAGGGCACCCAGAAGCTGCTGAACAACGACATGGCGGAGCTGATCAGCAAGATGCGGCTAGCCCAGCAGAACGCCATCACTTCTTTGAAGGAGGAGTGTAAGAAACAGATGCTGGCTGCAGCACACACTCTGGCTATGGACAGCAAGAACATGTTGGACGCTGTCGACCAAGCCAGGGTCAGAGCCAATTTAGCCAAGCCAGTGGCCCCCTAG